A part of Oscillospiraceae bacterium genomic DNA contains:
- a CDS encoding BMC domain-containing protein, protein MNALGMVEVFGFTTAIVCADAAAKAAAVKIIALDTTKPANGDSAEVPLVMIVKMEGSVSAVTAGVAAAKAQAEQRGLYIVSHIISRPGPDIDKLAYLCKVGNEPIGKKSAKKAESKIEKTSETIAPVVSEAKAETSQPVANAPKKRGRPAKAKPAEDPEQQTIGE, encoded by the coding sequence ATGAATGCATTGGGAATGGTTGAGGTTTTTGGGTTCACTACCGCAATCGTTTGTGCTGATGCTGCTGCCAAAGCAGCTGCGGTAAAAATTATTGCGCTGGATACCACAAAACCTGCCAATGGCGATAGCGCGGAAGTTCCCTTGGTAATGATTGTGAAAATGGAAGGTTCCGTTTCTGCAGTAACCGCAGGTGTTGCGGCTGCAAAAGCGCAGGCAGAACAACGAGGACTCTACATTGTATCACACATCATTTCCCGTCCCGGACCGGATATTGACAAACTGGCTTATCTGTGCAAGGTGGGAAATGAACCTATCGGAAAAAAATCCGCAAAAAAAGCAGAGTCGAAAATTGAAAAAACTTCTGAAACAATCGCACCGGTTGTTTCGGAAGCAAAAGCAGAAACATCCCAACCGGTAGCAAATGCACCGAAAAAAAGAGGACGTCCTGCAAAGGCGAAACCTGCTGAAGATCCCGAACAGCAAACAATCGGGGAATAA
- a CDS encoding propanediol/glycerol family dehydratase medium subunit, with amino-acid sequence MEYNEQLIKEVTRQVMAAIQNAEVVSEQPKTVSKSNGKRLTITENGDAPKGVSPSEVVIGLGASFSKDMFETMSGVSHYDLVREIAAGVEEEGMTPRFIRVYHTSDVAFIALTAAKYSGSGIGVGIQSKGTTTIHQKDLFPLTNLELFPQAPLITLEIYRKIGKNAARYAKGQSPEPISVMNDCMVRPKFQAKAALLHIKETENVVDKKPPVALNIEF; translated from the coding sequence ATGGAATATAATGAACAACTCATAAAAGAAGTTACCAGACAGGTTATGGCAGCGATTCAGAATGCGGAAGTTGTATCTGAGCAGCCGAAAACTGTTTCCAAATCAAACGGAAAACGACTGACCATCACCGAAAACGGCGATGCTCCCAAAGGAGTAAGCCCTTCCGAAGTGGTAATCGGTCTGGGTGCTTCCTTTTCCAAAGATATGTTTGAAACCATGTCAGGCGTGAGCCATTATGATTTGGTCCGTGAAATTGCGGCAGGGGTAGAAGAAGAGGGAATGACCCCCAGATTTATCCGGGTGTATCACACTTCCGACGTTGCCTTTATCGCGTTGACCGCGGCTAAATATTCCGGCTCCGGCATTGGCGTTGGGATTCAGTCCAAAGGGACCACCACCATTCATCAGAAGGATTTATTCCCGCTGACCAATCTGGAATTATTCCCTCAGGCGCCGCTCATTACTTTAGAAATTTACCGTAAAATCGGTAAAAATGCGGCAAGATATGCAAAAGGACAGTCTCCGGAACCCATCAGCGTGATGAATGATTGTATGGTACGTCCTAAATTCCAGGCGAAAGCGGCACTTTTACACATTAAGGAAACCGAAAATGTGGTAGATAAGAAACCGCCGGTCGCTTTAAACATTGAATTTTAA
- a CDS encoding sigma-70 family RNA polymerase sigma factor yields the protein MEMDSTLIEKAKQLDEKALEEIFLELKPFIRTMAFKYFLSGADRDDLMQEGMIGLFQAVKSYDANKEVPFEIFAKRCIVLRLKTVIKNSLRKKHAPLNQSVSIEADETIWKELKTGGPEEAFFDNEDFHMLNEKLREVLSKFELSVLYLVSSGMTYKEIATVLGKTPKSIDNALQRIKKKAAPLFL from the coding sequence ATGGAAATGGATTCAACACTCATCGAAAAAGCGAAACAATTAGACGAAAAGGCGTTGGAAGAAATTTTCCTGGAACTAAAACCTTTTATTCGCACAATGGCATTCAAATATTTTTTAAGCGGAGCTGACAGAGATGACCTGATGCAAGAAGGTATGATCGGTTTGTTTCAAGCAGTAAAAAGCTACGATGCAAACAAGGAAGTCCCCTTTGAAATATTTGCTAAACGTTGCATTGTGCTTCGTTTAAAAACAGTTATCAAAAACTCTCTCAGAAAAAAGCATGCACCTCTGAATCAGTCTGTTTCCATTGAAGCTGATGAAACTATATGGAAAGAGCTGAAAACAGGTGGCCCTGAAGAAGCCTTTTTTGACAACGAAGACTTTCATATGCTCAATGAAAAACTGAGAGAAGTGTTAAGTAAATTTGAACTTTCGGTACTTTATCTTGTAAGTTCCGGTATGACCTACAAAGAAATTGCAACTGTCCTTGGTAAAACGCCAAAATCAATTGACAATGCTTTGCAGAGAATTAAAAAGAAGGCAGCGCCCCTGTTTCTCTAA
- a CDS encoding class II aldolase/adducin family protein, with protein MMNEYEIKKEMCEVGRRIYMNGFVAANDGNITVKISDNVFFATPTGVSKGYMTPDMIIKVDGEGKVLEGKLKPSSELKMHLRVYKERPDVRAVVHAHPPTATGFAIAGVPLDKYTMPEAIIFLGTVPIAKYGTPSTDEIPDAVSEHLQSYDAFLLENHGALTVGNSLMNAYFKMETLEFYAKISLNARLLGGEQELTCDQIDKLMQVRAQFKVPGKHPGCKKCEKNGTPECKEAQRLAKKEDNPDAALVAEITQKVLAAMGK; from the coding sequence ATGATGAACGAGTACGAAATCAAAAAAGAAATGTGTGAAGTCGGCAGAAGAATTTATATGAACGGCTTCGTTGCCGCTAACGACGGTAATATTACAGTGAAAATTTCCGACAATGTATTTTTTGCAACTCCCACCGGTGTATCCAAGGGTTATATGACTCCTGATATGATCATCAAGGTTGACGGAGAAGGTAAAGTTCTGGAAGGAAAATTAAAACCCTCCAGCGAATTAAAAATGCATTTAAGAGTATATAAAGAAAGACCGGACGTAAGAGCAGTTGTTCACGCTCATCCTCCCACGGCTACCGGTTTTGCTATCGCAGGTGTTCCGCTGGATAAATACACCATGCCCGAAGCAATCATTTTCTTAGGTACTGTTCCGATTGCAAAATACGGTACTCCTTCTACCGATGAAATTCCGGATGCAGTTTCCGAACATTTACAGAGCTACGATGCATTCTTACTGGAAAACCACGGTGCATTAACCGTTGGTAACTCCTTAATGAACGCATACTTCAAAATGGAAACCTTGGAATTCTATGCTAAGATTTCCTTAAATGCAAGATTATTAGGTGGCGAACAGGAATTAACCTGTGACCAGATTGATAAATTAATGCAGGTGAGAGCACAGTTTAAAGTACCCGGCAAACATCCCGGTTGCAAAAAATGTGAAAAGAACGGAACTCCTGAATGTAAAGAAGCACAGAGACTGGCGAAAAAAGAAGATAACCCGGATGCAGCTCTGGTTGCAGAAATCACCCAGAAAGTTCTGGCAGCAATGGGCAAATAA
- a CDS encoding diol dehydratase reactivase subunit alpha, producing MANRDVVAGVDIGNSTTEAVLMRVRDGHCDFLSYAMIPTTGVKGTRENKTGVIAALKQGAKDAGLSLSEIDEVLINEATPVISELSTDVISQTTIIGSVMIGHNPDTPGGNGIGVGYTHDVKSLHLCNKTDDYIAVVDASVDFEEAAKLINRAFDDGISVTGIICKKDDGVLIANRLSVTLPIVDEVMQIEKIPFGKLAAVEVASESGTIKVLSNPYGIAGIFKLTPEETKSVIPISKSLIGLRSGVVINNDEGGVKTQEIPVGNIYIYGTGGDFSVPVSQGADKITETVLKSGDIFDIAGEKNTNTGNSFERIKRRMADLTGQMADSIKISDLSATDTLAPMKVSGGLANEYAMESVVMLSSMVKTSHLPMKQIADVVTDEIGVNVSIMGKEADNAIIGALTTSGADTPLAILDLGGGSTDAALMDQQGNIKSVHTAGAGEMVTTIIDLELALSDRDTAELIKRYPLARVETFNMLRFEDQTVKFTKEQLPPELYKRVVILTEDKMIPIRKKNLTMEQITVIRKEAKRKVFVQNALKALTKIAPDGNLRNIQFVVMVGGSALDFEVPDLINEALSKYNIVAGRGNVLGKFGPRAAVAAGLVLGQYSKQMRLGGESV from the coding sequence ATGGCTAATCGTGACGTTGTTGCCGGTGTTGACATCGGAAACTCCACAACCGAAGCGGTGCTGATGAGAGTACGTGACGGCCACTGTGATTTTCTCTCCTATGCTATGATTCCCACCACAGGTGTGAAAGGAACACGAGAAAATAAAACGGGTGTGATTGCTGCCTTAAAGCAAGGAGCAAAAGATGCAGGTTTATCGCTTTCGGAAATTGACGAAGTGCTCATTAACGAAGCAACTCCCGTTATTTCTGAATTATCCACAGACGTGATTTCCCAGACCACCATTATTGGTTCCGTGATGATTGGGCATAATCCTGATACTCCTGGCGGTAATGGAATTGGCGTAGGGTATACTCACGATGTAAAGTCGTTGCATCTTTGCAATAAAACTGACGATTACATCGCAGTGGTAGATGCATCTGTGGACTTTGAAGAAGCGGCAAAATTGATTAACCGTGCTTTTGATGACGGAATTTCCGTAACAGGAATTATCTGTAAAAAAGATGACGGCGTGTTGATTGCAAACCGTCTTAGTGTAACCTTACCGATTGTGGATGAGGTGATGCAGATTGAAAAAATTCCCTTTGGAAAATTGGCAGCCGTTGAAGTTGCATCCGAATCAGGCACCATCAAAGTGTTATCTAATCCTTACGGAATTGCAGGAATCTTCAAATTGACGCCGGAAGAAACCAAAAGCGTCATTCCCATTTCCAAGAGTTTAATCGGACTTCGGTCCGGCGTTGTCATCAATAATGATGAAGGCGGCGTAAAAACTCAGGAAATTCCGGTTGGTAATATTTATATTTACGGAACCGGCGGTGATTTCAGTGTTCCTGTTTCTCAGGGAGCAGATAAGATTACAGAAACCGTTTTAAAAAGTGGCGATATTTTTGATATTGCCGGTGAAAAAAACACAAACACGGGAAACTCCTTTGAACGGATTAAACGCCGTATGGCAGACTTAACCGGTCAAATGGCAGATTCCATTAAAATATCTGACCTTTCCGCAACCGATACCTTAGCACCGATGAAGGTGTCCGGCGGTTTGGCAAATGAATATGCCATGGAAAGTGTAGTGATGCTTTCCTCTATGGTAAAAACCTCACATCTTCCCATGAAGCAGATTGCAGACGTGGTAACCGATGAAATCGGTGTAAACGTTTCTATTATGGGAAAAGAGGCAGATAATGCAATTATCGGTGCATTAACAACTTCCGGTGCAGATACACCATTAGCGATTTTAGATTTGGGCGGCGGCTCTACCGATGCTGCTTTGATGGATCAACAAGGAAACATCAAAAGCGTGCATACTGCAGGGGCAGGAGAGATGGTTACCACCATCATTGATTTGGAACTTGCTTTGTCTGACCGAGACACGGCGGAACTGATTAAGAGGTACCCCTTAGCAAGGGTAGAAACCTTCAATATGCTCCGTTTTGAAGACCAGACGGTAAAATTCACCAAGGAGCAGTTACCTCCCGAACTTTATAAAAGAGTTGTAATTCTCACCGAAGATAAAATGATTCCCATTCGGAAAAAGAATCTGACAATGGAACAGATTACAGTAATCCGAAAGGAAGCAAAACGAAAAGTATTTGTGCAAAACGCACTGAAAGCTTTAACTAAAATCGCACCTGACGGAAACTTAAGAAACATTCAGTTTGTGGTTATGGTAGGCGGTAGTGCTTTGGATTTTGAAGTGCCCGACCTCATCAATGAGGCACTTTCCAAATATAATATTGTGGCAGGCCGGGGAAATGTGTTAGGAAAATTCGGTCCCAGAGCCGCAGTTGCAGCTGGCCTTGTGTTAGGTCAGTATTCCAAACAGATGAGATTGGGAGGTGAGAGCGTTTGA
- a CDS encoding aldehyde dehydrogenase EutE — protein sequence MNEQQIASIVEQVIKGMAAKGAAPKASGKYKGVFSTMEEALEAAKTAYKLFRGYSVEQRENMITKIREKIMAEAETMAKMGVEETGMGRVTDKIIKHTLVAEKTPGTEDLQPRAYSGDTGLTLVEMAPFGLIGSITPTTNPSETVLCNSIGMLAGGNCVVFNPHPRAINTSNYAVDLINRAVLEAGGPENVVVSVTKPTLKTADAMIKCPDIKLLVATGGPGVVRTLLSSGKKAIGAGAGNPPVIVDETADIRKAAKDIVAGASFDNNLPCIAEKECFAVESIKDELIHYMTQNGAYLLKNKSDIDKLVNVALTVEECKQGEGCSDRPKRKLMLNKDWVGKDANLFLEAIGITDAPKDTRLIIMETTEDHPFVSEELMMPILPIVSVKDVDEAIRLGVKYEHGNRHSAHMHSKNIDNLTKFAREVETTIFVKNAPSYAGIGAGGEGHTTFTIAGPTGEGITSARSFTRQRRCVLVDGFRII from the coding sequence ATGAACGAACAACAGATTGCAAGCATTGTTGAACAGGTAATTAAAGGAATGGCTGCCAAAGGTGCCGCTCCGAAAGCATCCGGTAAATATAAAGGTGTTTTCTCCACCATGGAAGAAGCATTGGAAGCAGCAAAAACAGCTTATAAACTGTTTCGTGGCTACTCTGTAGAACAGAGAGAAAACATGATTACCAAAATCAGAGAAAAAATTATGGCAGAAGCCGAAACCATGGCTAAAATGGGCGTGGAAGAAACCGGTATGGGCAGAGTGACTGATAAAATCATCAAACACACTCTGGTTGCAGAAAAAACTCCCGGCACCGAAGATTTACAGCCTAGAGCATACAGTGGTGATACGGGCTTAACCTTAGTGGAAATGGCTCCCTTTGGATTAATCGGAAGTATCACTCCTACTACCAACCCTTCTGAAACTGTTCTTTGTAACTCCATTGGGATGTTGGCAGGCGGTAACTGTGTTGTATTTAATCCTCATCCGAGAGCAATCAACACTTCCAACTATGCGGTAGACTTAATCAACCGTGCAGTATTAGAAGCAGGTGGTCCTGAAAATGTGGTAGTATCTGTTACCAAACCTACCTTGAAAACTGCTGACGCTATGATTAAATGCCCCGACATTAAATTGTTGGTGGCAACCGGTGGCCCCGGTGTTGTTAGAACACTGCTTTCCTCCGGTAAAAAAGCAATCGGTGCAGGTGCAGGAAACCCGCCCGTAATTGTAGACGAAACTGCCGACATCAGAAAAGCGGCAAAAGATATCGTTGCAGGTGCAAGCTTTGATAACAATCTGCCCTGTATTGCAGAAAAAGAGTGTTTTGCTGTAGAAAGTATCAAAGACGAGCTGATTCACTATATGACTCAGAATGGTGCATACTTGCTGAAAAATAAATCCGATATTGATAAATTAGTAAATGTTGCATTAACTGTGGAAGAATGCAAACAGGGCGAAGGATGCTCCGACAGACCGAAACGTAAATTGATGCTCAATAAAGATTGGGTTGGTAAAGATGCAAACCTGTTCTTAGAAGCAATTGGTATTACCGATGCTCCCAAAGATACCCGCCTGATCATTATGGAAACCACCGAAGATCATCCCTTTGTATCCGAAGAATTGATGATGCCGATTTTACCCATCGTGTCTGTAAAGGATGTTGACGAAGCAATCCGTTTGGGCGTGAAATACGAACACGGCAACCGTCACAGTGCTCATATGCATTCCAAAAACATTGATAACTTAACCAAATTTGCAAGAGAAGTGGAAACCACTATCTTTGTAAAAAATGCACCTTCCTATGCAGGTATCGGTGCAGGCGGTGAAGGTCACACCACCTTTACCATCGCAGGACCCACCGGCGAAGGTATTACCTCCGCAAGAAGCTTCACCCGTCAGAGAAGATGTGTTCTGGTGGACGGCTTCAGAATTATTTAG
- a CDS encoding zinc-binding protein: MYQDETLICKDCGAEFVFTAGEQEFYAEKGFQNKPSRCKDCRTARKGAKRELHTAVCAKCGGEAKVPFIPRDDKPVYCSACFEEIKAAE, encoded by the coding sequence ATGTATCAAGACGAAACTTTAATCTGTAAAGACTGTGGTGCAGAATTTGTATTCACTGCAGGTGAACAGGAATTCTACGCTGAGAAAGGTTTCCAGAACAAACCTTCCAGATGTAAAGATTGCAGAACTGCAAGAAAAGGAGCAAAAAGAGAACTGCACACCGCTGTTTGCGCAAAATGTGGCGGCGAAGCAAAAGTTCCCTTCATCCCCAGAGATGATAAACCTGTATATTGCAGCGCATGTTTTGAAGAAATCAAAGCTGCTGAATAA
- a CDS encoding diol dehydratase small subunit, with translation MDVNISEIVKAVAEKIQAETGNGGISSSEVNEILKKIETPQPKKTEKTADEIANELTKKVLQDMKGGNVSSSGGYTYPLAKNHPDLLKSKTGKPFSEITFDNVIQGKVIHEDFKTNADTLLMQAEIAEKAGKKQFAGNMRRAAELTRVPDEEVLRIYDKLRPNRATKQELLDIANELRTKYQANITADLVEETAKVYEKRNILL, from the coding sequence ATGGATGTAAATATTTCTGAAATTGTAAAAGCTGTTGCCGAAAAAATTCAGGCAGAAACAGGAAACGGTGGGATTTCAAGCTCTGAGGTCAATGAAATTCTCAAAAAGATTGAAACTCCTCAGCCGAAAAAAACAGAAAAAACTGCGGATGAAATTGCTAATGAATTGACTAAAAAAGTCCTTCAGGATATGAAAGGCGGAAACGTTTCTTCAAGTGGTGGTTACACCTATCCCTTGGCAAAAAATCATCCTGACTTATTAAAATCCAAAACCGGGAAACCTTTTTCCGAAATTACCTTTGATAATGTGATTCAGGGAAAAGTAATCCATGAGGATTTTAAAACCAATGCGGACACCTTGCTGATGCAGGCAGAAATTGCTGAAAAAGCAGGCAAAAAACAGTTTGCAGGTAATATGAGAAGAGCTGCTGAGCTGACTCGTGTTCCCGATGAAGAAGTGTTAAGGATTTATGACAAGCTTCGTCCCAACCGTGCCACTAAGCAGGAACTCTTAGATATTGCAAATGAGCTTCGTACCAAATATCAGGCAAATATTACCGCCGATTTGGTGGAAGAAACCGCTAAGGTTTACGAAAAACGCAACATTTTATTATAA
- a CDS encoding propanediol/glycerol family dehydratase large subunit, which yields MKSNRFKVLGQRPVHQDGFMKEWEEVGFVAMDSKYDPKPSLKIENGIIVEMDGKRREEFDFIDSFIADHAIDLSVAEKAMAIDSLQYARDLCDINTDNKELKKLFSGLTAAKLKEIMNHMNVVEMMMAMQKMRERKTPSNQCHVTNLDDNPVQIACDAAEATFRGFDETETTVGIARYAPLCAVGLFIGSQVGRPGVLSQCGVEEAVELKLGMKGFTTYAETISVYGTEKVFIDGDDTPYSKAFLASAYASRGMKMRCTSGTGSEVLMGNAEKKSMLYLEIRCLLVIKGAGVQGTQNGAISCIGITGSVPSGIRCVLAENLVAAQLGLEVASGNDQTFSHSDIRRTARMLMQMLPGTDFIFSGYSSIPNYDNMFAGANFDAEDFDDYNVLQRDLKVDGGLRPVSEEDVIKVRMKAAKAVQAVFACLGFPKVTDEQVEQAVYAHGSKDITAKRNVNEDLAAAQKLVDGDITGVDIVQALNNSGFHDVAVSVFNMLKQRLSADYLQTASILDKDFGVLSSVNHPNDYNGPGTGYRVSGERWEEIKNIKDTLDPTVI from the coding sequence ATGAAATCCAATCGATTTAAAGTGCTGGGGCAAAGACCTGTCCATCAAGATGGGTTTATGAAGGAATGGGAAGAAGTTGGCTTTGTTGCCATGGATTCCAAATATGATCCCAAGCCCTCTTTGAAAATCGAAAACGGTATCATCGTGGAAATGGATGGTAAACGTCGTGAAGAGTTTGACTTTATCGACAGTTTTATTGCAGATCATGCCATTGACTTATCTGTTGCAGAAAAAGCCATGGCGATTGATAGTTTGCAGTATGCCAGAGATTTGTGCGATATCAATACCGATAATAAAGAGCTAAAAAAATTGTTCTCCGGTTTGACCGCTGCAAAGCTAAAAGAAATCATGAACCACATGAACGTGGTTGAAATGATGATGGCAATGCAGAAAATGAGAGAAAGAAAAACTCCTTCTAACCAATGTCACGTCACCAACTTAGACGATAACCCGGTGCAGATTGCCTGCGATGCCGCAGAAGCAACCTTCCGAGGCTTTGACGAAACCGAAACCACCGTAGGGATTGCCCGGTATGCACCCCTTTGCGCAGTTGGTCTTTTCATCGGATCTCAGGTTGGACGTCCCGGCGTTTTATCCCAGTGTGGGGTAGAAGAAGCTGTGGAATTGAAGCTTGGTATGAAAGGGTTTACCACCTATGCGGAAACCATTTCCGTATATGGAACCGAGAAAGTATTTATTGACGGGGACGACACCCCTTATTCTAAAGCATTTTTAGCATCTGCCTATGCTTCTCGCGGAATGAAGATGCGTTGTACCTCCGGTACAGGCTCCGAAGTTCTGATGGGAAATGCAGAAAAGAAATCTATGCTTTATCTGGAAATCCGTTGTCTTCTGGTTATCAAGGGAGCAGGGGTACAGGGCACTCAGAATGGTGCAATCAGTTGTATCGGTATCACGGGCTCTGTGCCTTCCGGTATCCGTTGTGTGCTGGCAGAAAACTTGGTTGCTGCTCAGCTTGGTTTGGAAGTTGCTTCCGGTAATGACCAGACCTTCTCTCACAGTGATATCAGAAGAACTGCAAGAATGTTAATGCAGATGCTTCCCGGAACTGACTTCATTTTCTCCGGATACAGCTCCATTCCCAACTATGACAATATGTTTGCAGGTGCAAACTTTGATGCGGAAGACTTTGATGATTATAATGTCCTGCAGCGTGACTTGAAAGTTGACGGCGGTCTTCGTCCTGTATCGGAAGAAGATGTCATCAAAGTTCGTATGAAAGCTGCAAAAGCAGTACAAGCAGTATTTGCTTGTTTGGGATTCCCCAAAGTAACTGACGAACAGGTAGAACAAGCCGTTTATGCTCACGGCAGCAAAGATATTACTGCAAAACGTAATGTCAATGAAGATTTAGCCGCTGCTCAGAAATTAGTAGATGGCGATATCACAGGTGTAGACATTGTGCAGGCACTGAACAATTCAGGCTTCCACGATGTGGCAGTATCGGTATTTAACATGTTAAAACAACGTTTATCTGCCGACTATCTGCAAACTGCATCCATTTTAGATAAGGATTTCGGTGTATTAAGCTCCGTGAACCATCCGAACGATTACAACGGACCCGGTACCGGCTACCGTGTTTCCGGTGAACGTTGGGAAGAAATCAAAAACATTAAGGATACCTTAGATCCTACCGTTATTTAG
- a CDS encoding theronine dehydrogenase, with translation MEMNEKAIESIVKQVLNNLNGGSDCSCGGNCTCGKSAGPIPKTAKAAMLTSLEHYDIKEFPIPELGDDDILVKVEGCGICGTDAHEFKRDPFGLIPVVLGHEGTGEIVKMGKNVKKDSAGKALNIGDKVVTCMIFKDDPNITMFDLNKQNVGDGADVYGLIPDDDIHLNGWFADYMVIRGGSTVFNVSDLDLESRILIEPAAVLIHAVERAKTVGILRFNSRVVVQGCGPIGLLCIAILRTMGVENIVAVDGEEKRLQFAKEMGATKSVNFKNHKGIDELTNAVKDAFGGYYADFAFQCTGSPIAHSNVYKFVRKGGGLCELGFFINGGDATINPHFDICAKELTVVGSWVYTLRDYATTFDFLKRAQGIGLPIKKLITHKYPLSQINEAHQTNLKMEGLKIAIINE, from the coding sequence ATGGAAATGAACGAAAAAGCGATTGAATCAATCGTAAAACAAGTTTTAAACAACTTAAACGGCGGTTCTGATTGCAGCTGTGGCGGAAATTGCACTTGCGGAAAATCTGCAGGTCCCATTCCCAAAACTGCAAAAGCCGCAATGCTCACCTCTTTGGAGCATTACGATATCAAAGAGTTTCCCATTCCTGAACTTGGTGACGACGATATCTTAGTCAAAGTAGAAGGCTGCGGTATCTGCGGAACTGACGCTCACGAGTTCAAACGTGACCCCTTCGGCTTAATTCCCGTGGTATTAGGTCACGAAGGTACCGGCGAAATCGTGAAAATGGGTAAAAATGTGAAAAAAGACAGCGCAGGCAAAGCTTTAAACATCGGTGACAAAGTTGTTACCTGTATGATTTTTAAAGATGACCCCAACATCACTATGTTTGACTTAAACAAACAGAACGTTGGTGACGGTGCAGACGTTTACGGTTTAATTCCCGACGATGATATTCACCTGAATGGTTGGTTTGCTGACTATATGGTAATCAGAGGCGGTTCCACCGTATTCAATGTATCTGACTTAGATTTAGAAAGCAGAATCTTAATCGAGCCTGCTGCCGTTTTAATCCATGCAGTAGAACGTGCAAAAACTGTTGGTATCTTAAGATTCAACAGCCGCGTGGTTGTTCAGGGTTGCGGACCCATCGGTTTGTTATGTATCGCAATCTTGCGTACCATGGGTGTTGAAAACATCGTTGCAGTAGACGGTGAAGAAAAGAGATTACAATTTGCAAAAGAAATGGGTGCAACTAAATCCGTTAACTTTAAAAACCATAAAGGTATTGATGAGTTAACCAACGCTGTGAAAGATGCATTCGGCGGTTACTATGCTGATTTTGCATTCCAGTGTACCGGTTCTCCCATCGCTCATTCCAATGTATATAAATTCGTAAGAAAAGGCGGCGGACTGTGCGAACTTGGTTTCTTCATCAATGGTGGAGATGCTACTATTAACCCTCACTTCGATATTTGCGCAAAAGAACTGACTGTTGTTGGTTCCTGGGTATATACTTTACGCGATTATGCAACCACCTTCGATTTCTTAAAGAGAGCTCAGGGCATCGGTTTACCGATTAAAAAGCTGATTACTCACAAATATCCGCTTTCCCAGATTAATGAAGCTCATCAGACCAATCTGAAGATGGAAGGCTTAAAAATCGCCATCATCAATGAATAA
- a CDS encoding cob(I)yrinic acid a,c-diamide adenosyltransferase, translating into MIYTKKGDEGYSGNFKNTRYPKDYVLFDLLGTIDELSSHLGLAKTESIEVVGDTITALQKEFILLMGSIAGSQPFDTKQATLRLEKLIDAFSAKITRDGKFTISGQTKGGAHLDVARTVARRVEREAVRASKLFLVKKEELSYFNRLSDLLYVLARYQDQLYVPKDEKIIIYDKPNDGTFNMKLAENLCQTVISRAREMGVKVVCAVCDGGGNLMAMLRDDDAYIASINVAQNKAYTAVSLKMPTETLAGLTKPGDSLYGIQHQDSRLVVFGGGIPLIINDVIVGGFGVSGGSLEQDTALAAYAKEVFQNITKVNE; encoded by the coding sequence TTGATTTATACCAAAAAAGGAGACGAAGGATACTCCGGAAATTTTAAAAATACCAGATATCCGAAGGATTACGTCTTATTTGATTTGCTTGGTACGATCGACGAGCTTTCATCCCACTTAGGACTTGCCAAAACCGAATCTATTGAAGTGGTTGGTGATACAATCACCGCTCTGCAAAAAGAATTCATTTTACTGATGGGTTCGATTGCAGGTAGTCAACCATTTGACACCAAGCAGGCAACTCTGCGACTGGAAAAATTGATTGATGCCTTTTCGGCAAAAATTACTCGTGATGGTAAATTCACCATCAGCGGACAGACAAAAGGTGGTGCTCACTTAGATGTGGCACGAACCGTTGCCCGCCGAGTAGAACGAGAAGCGGTAAGAGCTTCCAAATTGTTTTTGGTGAAAAAAGAGGAGTTATCTTATTTTAACAGATTATCCGATTTGCTTTATGTGTTAGCAAGGTATCAGGATCAGCTCTATGTACCAAAGGATGAAAAAATCATTATATATGATAAGCCAAATGATGGCACGTTCAATATGAAACTGGCAGAAAATCTTTGCCAGACGGTAATCAGTCGTGCCAGAGAAATGGGCGTTAAGGTTGTCTGTGCCGTTTGTGACGGTGGTGGAAACCTGATGGCGATGCTACGTGATGATGATGCATATATTGCAAGTATCAATGTGGCTCAGAATAAAGCATACACAGCAGTCAGCTTGAAAATGCCCACAGAAACATTGGCGGGACTCACCAAACCCGGTGATTCTCTCTATGGAATCCAGCATCAAGACAGCCGATTGGTAGTGTTTGGTGGGGGAATTCCTCTCATCATAAATGATGTGATCGTAGGTGGTTTTGGTGTCAGTGGCGGAAGTTTAGAACAAGATACCGCATTGGCAGCTTACGCCAAAGAAGTTTTTCAGAACATTACGAAAGTGAATGAATAA